In the genome of Longimicrobiales bacterium, one region contains:
- a CDS encoding enoyl-CoA hydratase/isomerase family protein gives MSEKVLVQYEVQDQIAIFTLDDPPANTYTHEMMRQLDECIVRARFDKEVEVIVITGKGEKFFCAGANIGMLAEADPDWKYCFCLHANETLNRLEQTPKLVIAALNGHTVGGGLEIAMAADIRIARKDSGKVGLPEVALGVLPGTGGTQRLVRIVGKSRAIQMMAEGSVYGFDKAHDFGIVNEIYESEDRDSFLAQVLEYAGQFRTPGKATKAVGLIKRSVQTGAELPFELALALERELQAQLFASSDAKEGLSAYIEKRTAEFEGK, from the coding sequence ATGTCCGAGAAGGTACTGGTCCAATACGAAGTCCAGGATCAGATCGCGATCTTCACGCTCGACGATCCCCCTGCGAACACCTACACGCACGAGATGATGCGCCAGCTGGACGAGTGCATCGTCCGGGCACGCTTCGACAAAGAGGTCGAGGTCATCGTCATCACCGGTAAAGGCGAGAAGTTCTTTTGCGCCGGAGCCAACATCGGGATGCTCGCCGAGGCCGACCCGGACTGGAAGTACTGCTTCTGTCTGCACGCCAACGAGACGCTCAACCGCCTGGAGCAGACTCCGAAGCTCGTCATCGCGGCGCTCAACGGACACACCGTGGGTGGTGGCCTCGAAATCGCAATGGCTGCAGACATCCGCATCGCTCGGAAGGACTCGGGGAAGGTGGGACTCCCTGAGGTCGCGCTCGGCGTGTTGCCCGGTACGGGTGGTACGCAGCGCCTGGTCCGTATCGTCGGGAAGTCCCGCGCGATCCAGATGATGGCTGAAGGTTCGGTCTACGGCTTCGACAAGGCTCATGACTTTGGGATCGTGAACGAGATCTACGAGTCCGAGGACAGAGACTCGTTCCTCGCTCAAGTCTTGGAATACGCCGGCCAGTTCCGCACCCCCGGAAAGGCGACGAAAGCTGTCGGGCTCATCAAAAGGTCCGTCCAGACCGGTGCCGAGTTGCCCTTTGAGTTGGCCCTCGCGCTCGAGCGCGAGTTGCAGGCCCAGCTCTTCGCGAGCAGCGACGCGAAGGAAGGCCTCTCCGCTTACATAGAGAAGCGCACGGCGGAGTTCGAGGGGAAGTAA
- a CDS encoding aldehyde dehydrogenase family protein: MSASVRNRLWIGNEWADAASGASFESINPATGEVITNVAEGDAADIDQAVAAAQAAMANPKWTGMNPHKRSHLMWKLADAIEANIDELATLETQDNGKPFFESRYADLPLVVEIYRYLAGIADKVQGTTVPVKGNHLNYTLREPVGVVGCITPWNFPLLMASWKIAPALATGNAVVLKPAEETPLTVLRLAELVAEVGFPEGVLNVVPGFGETAGAALVRHPGVDAIAFTGSTEVGKIIMRESADTLKKISLELGGKSPNVIFADADLKAAAKGANQGIFYGKGEVCAAGSRVLVQRSVYDDFLEALKSNAERMTIGDPMEKSTRIGAIVSEAQLDRVMEYVDAGKAEGARLLTGGERSTVDGKGNFVTATVFADVDPGMRIAQEEIFGPVMAVIPFEDEADAVAKANDTIYGLAAGVWTRDVGKAHRVAAAIKAGTVWVNTYNQYDAAMPFGGFKKSGFGRDLGFESALEKYTQVKSVWVSLD, encoded by the coding sequence ATGAGTGCATCCGTCCGGAACCGTCTGTGGATCGGGAACGAATGGGCCGACGCCGCGTCCGGTGCGTCCTTCGAGTCGATCAATCCCGCCACCGGTGAAGTCATCACCAATGTCGCCGAGGGTGATGCCGCTGATATCGATCAAGCGGTGGCTGCTGCGCAGGCGGCGATGGCGAACCCGAAGTGGACCGGCATGAACCCGCACAAGCGATCCCATCTGATGTGGAAGCTCGCGGATGCGATCGAAGCCAACATCGATGAACTCGCGACGCTCGAGACGCAGGACAACGGGAAGCCGTTCTTCGAATCGAGATACGCCGACCTACCGCTCGTGGTCGAGATCTACCGCTACCTCGCGGGCATCGCGGACAAGGTTCAGGGTACGACCGTCCCGGTAAAGGGAAACCACCTCAACTACACGTTGAGAGAGCCCGTCGGTGTTGTCGGGTGCATCACCCCCTGGAACTTCCCCCTGCTGATGGCGAGCTGGAAAATCGCGCCCGCGTTGGCGACGGGGAACGCGGTGGTGCTCAAGCCGGCCGAGGAAACTCCACTCACTGTGCTCCGGCTCGCGGAACTCGTGGCTGAGGTCGGCTTCCCTGAAGGCGTGCTCAATGTCGTGCCGGGCTTCGGCGAGACGGCTGGGGCTGCACTCGTTCGGCACCCCGGCGTGGATGCGATCGCGTTCACGGGGTCTACCGAGGTGGGCAAGATCATTATGCGCGAGTCGGCCGATACGCTGAAGAAGATCTCGCTCGAACTCGGCGGCAAGTCGCCCAACGTGATCTTCGCCGACGCGGACCTGAAAGCCGCGGCGAAGGGAGCGAACCAGGGCATCTTCTATGGGAAGGGCGAGGTGTGCGCGGCCGGCTCCCGCGTCTTGGTACAACGGTCGGTCTACGATGACTTCCTCGAAGCTCTGAAGTCGAACGCCGAACGCATGACCATCGGTGACCCGATGGAGAAGTCGACTCGCATCGGCGCGATCGTCAGTGAAGCTCAGCTGGATCGTGTAATGGAGTATGTCGATGCGGGGAAGGCAGAGGGTGCACGCCTCCTCACCGGCGGCGAACGATCGACTGTCGACGGGAAGGGCAATTTTGTGACTGCCACGGTATTCGCAGACGTCGATCCCGGTATGCGCATTGCTCAGGAAGAGATCTTCGGGCCTGTGATGGCCGTGATCCCCTTCGAAGACGAAGCGGACGCCGTGGCCAAGGCCAACGACACCATTTATGGCCTGGCGGCAGGCGTCTGGACACGGGACGTTGGGAAGGCTCACCGCGTGGCAGCCGCGATCAAGGCGGGCACCGTGTGGGTGAACACCTACAATCAGTATGACGCGGCAATGCCGTTCGGTGGATTCAAGAAGAGCGGATTCGGGCGCGACTTGGGCTTCGAATCGGCGCTCGAGAAGTACACTCAAGTGAAGAGCGTGTGGGTTTCGCTCGACTAG
- a CDS encoding acetyl-CoA C-acyltransferase: MREAWIVDGVRTPIGRHGGGLAKVRPDDLAALTIEALMARNDVDPGAIDDVLLGCINQAGEDNRNVARMALLRAGLPVTVPGQTINRLCGSGMQAVMSACHAIAAGEGDLFVAGGVESMSRSPFVMLKPEVGYSRGNPKTADTVLGWRFPNPAFAPEWTIGLGETAEVIAEEFAVTREAQDAFAAESQARAAAAVAAGRFDDEIIPVGVPQRKGDPVVVDTDEHPRPSSTESALAKLQPVFKKDGTVTAGNSSGINDGAAALLVVSAERGRELGLEPMARIVSGAVSGVEPQRMGIGPVPATRKALGRAGWSTSDIDISELNEAFAAQAIPCMNELELDPATVNVNGGAIALGHPVGCSGARITVTLLHEMKRRGASRGLASMCIGVGQGIATLWERT; the protein is encoded by the coding sequence ATGCGTGAAGCATGGATCGTAGACGGTGTTCGGACCCCCATTGGGAGGCACGGCGGCGGGTTGGCCAAGGTGCGGCCTGACGACCTTGCAGCGCTGACCATTGAAGCGCTCATGGCTCGGAACGATGTCGATCCTGGCGCGATCGACGACGTGCTCTTGGGGTGCATCAATCAGGCAGGCGAAGACAACCGGAACGTGGCCCGCATGGCGCTGCTCCGGGCGGGCCTTCCCGTGACCGTGCCCGGTCAGACGATCAACCGTCTGTGCGGGTCCGGAATGCAGGCCGTGATGTCCGCGTGTCACGCGATCGCCGCAGGCGAGGGAGACCTCTTCGTGGCAGGCGGCGTGGAGAGCATGTCTCGCTCTCCATTCGTGATGCTCAAGCCGGAAGTGGGCTACTCCCGGGGGAACCCGAAGACCGCCGACACAGTCCTTGGCTGGCGCTTCCCCAATCCGGCGTTCGCCCCCGAATGGACGATCGGCCTAGGCGAAACCGCTGAGGTCATCGCGGAGGAATTCGCTGTGACTCGTGAGGCTCAGGATGCGTTCGCCGCAGAGAGCCAAGCGCGAGCCGCCGCTGCGGTGGCTGCTGGCCGGTTCGATGATGAGATCATCCCAGTTGGTGTCCCTCAGCGAAAGGGCGACCCGGTCGTCGTCGATACGGACGAGCACCCCCGCCCTTCTTCGACCGAGTCAGCGTTGGCCAAGCTCCAGCCGGTCTTCAAGAAGGACGGCACGGTGACTGCCGGCAACTCATCTGGCATCAACGATGGGGCTGCAGCCCTCCTAGTGGTCTCCGCGGAACGCGGGCGTGAACTGGGACTGGAGCCCATGGCTCGGATCGTGTCTGGGGCCGTATCAGGCGTTGAACCGCAGCGCATGGGGATTGGGCCTGTTCCTGCGACACGAAAAGCCCTCGGACGTGCCGGCTGGTCCACCAGCGACATCGACATCTCCGAACTCAACGAGGCGTTCGCCGCGCAGGCCATTCCGTGCATGAACGAGCTGGAACTCGACCCTGCGACGGTGAACGTCAACGGAGGCGCCATCGCGCTGGGCCATCCAGTCGGCTGCTCGGGCGCACGCATCACTGTGACGCTCCTGCATGAGATGAAACGCCGAGGAGCATCGCGTGGACTCGCGTCGATGTGCATCGGGGTCGGTCAGGGCATCGCGACGTTGTGGGAACGCACATGA
- a CDS encoding 3-hydroxyacyl-CoA dehydrogenase family protein gives MSDINTVAVLGAGTMGHGIAQVCAAAGCSVRLYDINDEAVASGAARIEGNLNKGIDRGKVTENERDAVLNRLTTTTLIAEAVTGADLVVEAAPESIELKAKIFSAVDAAAPDHALLASNTSSLSIAQIASAVADPTRVVGMHFFNPVHIMKLVEVVWGAETSDATRDAAVAFSRRLGKEPIVVKDAPGFASSRLGIVLGMEAIRMVQEGVASPEDIDTAMELGYRHPMGPLKLTDLVGLDVRLGIAEYLQETLGSDAFEPPELLRRMVAEGKLGKKSGSGFYQW, from the coding sequence ATGAGCGACATCAACACCGTCGCGGTACTCGGCGCAGGAACCATGGGCCACGGCATCGCACAGGTCTGCGCAGCCGCTGGGTGCTCAGTTCGGCTCTATGACATCAACGACGAGGCCGTTGCCAGCGGAGCAGCCCGCATCGAAGGCAACCTGAACAAGGGCATCGATCGCGGGAAGGTCACGGAGAACGAGCGAGACGCTGTCCTCAACCGCCTGACGACAACGACTCTGATCGCGGAGGCCGTCACGGGTGCTGATCTCGTCGTCGAAGCGGCCCCTGAATCGATCGAGCTAAAGGCAAAGATCTTCTCCGCGGTGGACGCCGCGGCTCCGGATCACGCCCTCCTCGCGTCGAACACATCCTCTCTTTCCATCGCTCAGATCGCGTCAGCCGTCGCAGATCCGACTCGTGTCGTCGGCATGCACTTCTTCAACCCCGTCCACATCATGAAGCTGGTGGAGGTGGTGTGGGGTGCCGAGACGTCGGATGCGACAAGGGACGCAGCCGTGGCTTTTTCGCGCAGACTCGGCAAAGAACCGATCGTGGTGAAGGACGCTCCTGGATTCGCGTCCTCCCGTCTGGGCATCGTGCTGGGCATGGAGGCCATCCGTATGGTCCAAGAGGGCGTCGCGAGCCCTGAGGACATCGACACCGCTATGGAGCTGGGCTACCGACACCCTATGGGCCCCCTGAAGCTCACGGACCTCGTGGGCCTCGACGTTCGCCTCGGCATCGCTGAATACCTTCAAGAAACGCTCGGTTCAGACGCGTTCGAGCCACCCGAACTGCTCCGGCGTATGGTCGCCGAGGGTAAGCTTGGGAAGAAGAGCGGCAGTGGCTTTTACCAGTGGTAG
- a CDS encoding enoyl-CoA hydratase-related protein: MTEQEFNEAPVLIEKRDDFIAVITLNRPDKLNALNAKVRTVLKETFAALADDDTVRAVVIHGMGEKAFVAGADITEFHARTPEEQAAVYSGRRIYEVVADFPKPVIAAIHGFCIGGGSELALACDIRVADKTARISQAEIRIGLIPGGGGTQRLARLVGRGWASIMSFTGDFVEAEEAHRIGLVDILVGEGEHLAKAIDLAGRMTRWSPVALRLAKDAIRAAFEMPLAEGLVYEKDRFLDAFASEDGAEGVAAFVEKRKPNFKGR; this comes from the coding sequence ATGACTGAGCAAGAATTCAACGAAGCCCCCGTTCTGATCGAGAAGCGAGACGATTTCATCGCCGTCATCACGCTCAATCGGCCGGACAAACTGAATGCCCTGAACGCCAAAGTCCGGACCGTCCTCAAGGAGACGTTCGCCGCTCTGGCGGACGACGACACCGTTCGCGCAGTGGTGATTCACGGCATGGGTGAAAAGGCCTTTGTCGCCGGTGCGGACATCACTGAGTTTCATGCCCGCACGCCCGAAGAACAGGCCGCCGTATACTCCGGCCGGCGCATCTACGAGGTCGTCGCCGACTTCCCCAAGCCTGTGATTGCTGCAATCCATGGTTTCTGCATCGGGGGCGGCTCTGAACTCGCCCTCGCGTGTGACATTCGGGTCGCCGACAAGACGGCACGTATCAGCCAAGCTGAGATTCGTATTGGCCTCATCCCTGGCGGAGGAGGCACGCAACGGCTGGCGCGCCTGGTCGGCCGCGGGTGGGCTTCGATCATGTCGTTTACGGGTGACTTTGTGGAGGCCGAGGAAGCGCACCGCATTGGCCTCGTGGATATCCTCGTTGGCGAAGGTGAGCACCTGGCCAAGGCGATCGATCTTGCCGGGCGTATGACGCGTTGGAGCCCCGTTGCACTTCGGCTCGCGAAGGACGCGATTCGGGCTGCCTTCGAGATGCCCCTGGCGGAAGGTCTCGTGTACGAGAAGGATCGCTTTCTGGATGCCTTCGCGTCCGAAGATGGCGCGGAAGGCGTGGCCGCATTCGTCGAGAAACGGAAGCCGAACTTCAAGGGACGGTAG
- a CDS encoding class A beta-lactamase-related serine hydrolase → MRRFRHLLGTCTMALAMASFAAPASSQEAHLEIIGTKFQGSLEHIVDAYEGVAGIHVLDLTTGERFVVQDDLAFPQASAIKIPILLELFRRAESEPGFLAKRIEMTDEVRTAGSGVLQVLTDGGSALSLEDYAIYMILHSDNTATNVLIDELGMPAINALSASLGAAETKLQRKMIQPEESARGNENLSTPRDAALIMEKIADCDLPMGEAACARVREILEIYKSGPIRTPIPRSVPVAFKPGGITGVATVWGLVDVPDRPYVISVMANYGGNGGAVVEAASAAAYDYFSRLSGITEYGTRVPLAVKRRVRGGIQ, encoded by the coding sequence ATGCGTAGGTTTCGACACCTGTTGGGCACCTGCACGATGGCGCTTGCCATGGCGAGCTTCGCCGCGCCGGCATCAAGTCAGGAAGCTCATCTCGAAATTATCGGCACAAAGTTCCAAGGTAGCCTGGAGCACATCGTCGACGCCTACGAAGGCGTTGCCGGCATCCACGTTCTTGACCTCACGACGGGTGAACGGTTCGTGGTCCAGGACGACTTGGCGTTCCCGCAGGCGAGTGCGATCAAGATCCCCATCCTGCTCGAGCTCTTCCGGCGTGCAGAGTCGGAGCCAGGGTTCCTGGCGAAGCGCATCGAGATGACCGACGAGGTCCGCACCGCGGGGAGCGGCGTGCTTCAGGTCCTCACCGACGGCGGCTCTGCGCTGTCGCTCGAGGACTACGCGATCTATATGATCCTGCACTCGGACAACACGGCAACAAACGTGCTGATCGATGAATTGGGCATGCCGGCCATCAACGCCCTGTCCGCCTCACTCGGCGCAGCGGAGACGAAGCTCCAGAGAAAGATGATCCAGCCGGAAGAATCCGCGCGCGGGAACGAGAATCTCTCCACGCCTCGAGACGCCGCGCTCATCATGGAAAAGATCGCTGACTGCGACCTGCCCATGGGCGAAGCCGCCTGCGCCCGAGTCCGCGAGATCCTCGAGATCTACAAGAGCGGACCGATCCGGACACCGATCCCCCGCTCCGTACCGGTTGCCTTCAAGCCTGGCGGTATCACAGGCGTCGCCACGGTCTGGGGCCTCGTCGACGTACCGGACCGCCCCTACGTGATCTCCGTGATGGCCAACTACGGCGGAAACGGAGGAGCCGTAGTCGAAGCCGCATCCGCCGCCGCCTACGACTACTTCTCTCGCCTCTCCGGCATTACTGAATACGGGACGCGGGTGCCCCTCGCGGTGAAGCGGCGCGTCCGCGGAGGTATCCAATGA
- a CDS encoding DUF3311 domain-containing protein, which yields MSLKTARVLTTIYFILMALAVTWPGLVLFARIEPFILGLPFSLAWISAWIAGSVVVLYLLDRVEKRYRDGGEG from the coding sequence ATGAGCCTCAAGACCGCGCGCGTGCTCACGACGATCTATTTCATCCTGATGGCGCTGGCAGTGACCTGGCCAGGGCTCGTACTCTTCGCCCGTATTGAGCCCTTCATCCTAGGACTGCCCTTCAGTTTGGCGTGGATCTCCGCCTGGATCGCCGGGAGTGTTGTGGTCCTCTACCTGCTGGATCGCGTCGAAAAGCGTTACCGAGACGGAGGTGAGGGCTGA
- a CDS encoding sodium:solute symporter family protein, with amino-acid sequence MEQWVVVTIIIVLYLALTLTIGLMAGRNQTDSVAGYVAADRSFGLLVMYFVTGASVFSAFAFLGGPGWAYSRGAAAFYILAYGALGMAPFYWMGPRAALLGRKFGYVTQAQLVTGRFPSKRLSAMIAVLSLVAFVPYVTLQMRGAGIVIEAVTDGHVPLWLGSFVAYGIVILYVLRSGAMAVGWTNTFQGVFMVIIAWSLGLYLPHRLYGGIGPMFEQIAVARPELLVPPGLTAAGDPWSWGAFSTFILVSAIGLMMWPHLFMKAFTAKDDDTLRRTVILFPTFQLFLIPVLLIGFAGVMFAGQPASSDFILPFMILETDLPAVVVGLFCAGALSASMSTGDALLHASASVFVGDGVAKFMPLTEHQQRRLMQVIVLLTGAIAYYFAMDPESSLVQLLATAYGIISQLAPPVVAAMYWKRATTAGVITGLIAGTATAFFFYTNPELKPYDMHEGILALMVHVPVLVGASLMTQRQDEEHLKGFFS; translated from the coding sequence ATGGAGCAATGGGTTGTCGTCACGATCATCATCGTCCTCTATCTGGCGCTGACGCTCACCATCGGCCTCATGGCGGGCCGGAATCAAACGGACAGTGTGGCCGGCTATGTCGCCGCCGATCGGTCCTTTGGTCTCCTCGTCATGTATTTCGTCACCGGGGCGTCGGTCTTCAGTGCCTTCGCTTTCCTTGGTGGTCCAGGCTGGGCCTACTCGCGAGGCGCAGCAGCCTTCTACATCCTGGCGTACGGAGCGCTCGGGATGGCGCCCTTCTACTGGATGGGCCCCCGGGCAGCCTTGCTCGGCCGAAAGTTCGGGTATGTGACCCAAGCGCAGCTGGTCACCGGACGATTCCCGTCCAAGAGACTGTCGGCGATGATCGCCGTGCTCAGCCTTGTCGCCTTCGTGCCTTACGTCACACTGCAGATGCGTGGCGCCGGAATCGTCATTGAAGCCGTGACCGACGGCCACGTCCCCCTCTGGCTCGGTTCGTTCGTGGCCTACGGGATCGTGATCCTGTACGTCCTCCGATCCGGAGCGATGGCCGTAGGGTGGACCAACACCTTCCAGGGTGTCTTCATGGTGATCATCGCCTGGTCGCTGGGTCTGTATCTGCCCCATCGACTGTACGGTGGCATCGGGCCGATGTTCGAACAGATCGCAGTAGCCAGGCCGGAACTTCTGGTTCCACCGGGGCTCACAGCGGCAGGAGATCCATGGAGCTGGGGTGCGTTCTCTACGTTCATTCTCGTGAGCGCGATCGGACTCATGATGTGGCCACATCTGTTCATGAAGGCGTTCACCGCCAAGGACGACGACACACTGCGCCGCACGGTGATCCTCTTTCCCACGTTCCAGCTCTTCCTGATTCCAGTATTACTGATCGGCTTTGCGGGTGTGATGTTCGCCGGGCAGCCGGCTTCGTCGGACTTCATCTTGCCCTTCATGATCCTGGAGACCGACCTGCCCGCCGTCGTCGTGGGGCTTTTCTGTGCCGGAGCACTCTCGGCGTCCATGTCTACCGGCGACGCCCTTCTGCACGCCTCAGCATCCGTATTCGTTGGGGACGGGGTCGCGAAGTTCATGCCCCTCACAGAGCACCAACAGCGTCGCCTAATGCAAGTCATCGTCTTGCTGACCGGCGCCATCGCGTACTACTTCGCGATGGATCCGGAGTCGTCGCTGGTTCAGCTCCTAGCTACCGCCTACGGGATCATCTCTCAGCTCGCTCCGCCGGTAGTCGCAGCCATGTATTGGAAGCGTGCCACAACCGCGGGTGTGATCACGGGACTGATCGCAGGAACGGCTACAGCATTCTTCTTCTACACCAACCCAGAGCTGAAACCGTACGACATGCACGAAGGGATCTTGGCTCTAATGGTCCATGTGCCCGTCTTGGTAGGCGCCAGTCTGATGACCCAGCGTCAAGATGAAGAGCATCTGAAAGGGTTCTTTTCGTGA
- a CDS encoding chorismate mutase: protein MSHEKLADMRERIRALDEEFIGLIGKRRDLAIEIGHAKEALGLPVMDPPQEAQVVRRAADIARELGVDEELTRDVVWRIIASARDAQEEQTRWGQPLSDESASDE, encoded by the coding sequence GTGAGCCACGAAAAGCTGGCCGACATGCGGGAGAGAATCCGCGCGCTGGACGAGGAGTTCATTGGCCTGATCGGAAAGCGTCGTGACCTGGCCATCGAAATCGGGCACGCGAAGGAAGCGCTCGGCCTCCCTGTGATGGACCCCCCTCAGGAAGCTCAAGTCGTGCGGAGAGCCGCCGACATTGCCCGCGAACTGGGTGTAGACGAAGAACTCACCCGCGACGTCGTGTGGCGAATCATCGCGTCGGCCCGGGACGCACAAGAGGAGCAAACCCGCTGGGGCCAGCCCCTCTCGGACGAATCTGCTTCGGACGAATGA
- a CDS encoding lytic transglycosylase domain-containing protein, with amino-acid sequence MSTKKNDGSLTRSDRWWGLTPLLLVPFLVWGGEKAETTVASVPVTIEALGTELPLHVNARVERWMERFQGPQKAAFETLLDRRGVWGPLVRGKLRERGMPEELLYLAMMESGLKPRAVSSVSAVGLWQFMSPTAIQYGLRLNEYVDERRDPVRATDAALDYLQWLHERFDGSWYLAAAAYNAGPGRVQRVLRRHAEGRSGEEDIYWEVLDHLPRETREYVPRLIAATILGEDPSEYGFVVTSAETYRYETVFVPGGTSLWKVADVLGVQMWELRNLNPHLLQAITPPGQIYGVRVPVGGSSLVVASIARETAVRRADD; translated from the coding sequence ATGTCTACCAAGAAAAACGATGGGTCTCTGACCCGTTCTGATAGATGGTGGGGTCTTACGCCGCTGCTGTTGGTGCCATTCCTCGTTTGGGGTGGAGAAAAGGCTGAGACTACTGTGGCGTCGGTGCCGGTCACGATCGAAGCACTGGGCACGGAGTTACCGCTCCACGTGAATGCGCGTGTCGAGCGCTGGATGGAGCGATTCCAGGGACCCCAAAAGGCCGCGTTTGAGACACTGTTGGATCGTCGTGGCGTCTGGGGCCCCTTGGTGCGCGGCAAGCTCCGTGAGCGCGGAATGCCCGAGGAGCTGCTCTACCTCGCGATGATGGAGTCTGGGCTGAAGCCGCGCGCGGTTTCTTCTGTCTCTGCCGTCGGTCTGTGGCAGTTCATGAGCCCGACCGCGATTCAGTATGGACTCAGACTGAACGAGTACGTCGACGAGCGTCGTGACCCCGTGCGGGCGACGGATGCCGCCCTCGACTACCTCCAATGGCTCCACGAGCGATTCGACGGATCGTGGTACCTGGCAGCTGCCGCATACAACGCCGGCCCTGGTCGGGTCCAGCGCGTGCTGAGGCGTCATGCTGAGGGCCGGTCGGGTGAGGAAGACATCTACTGGGAGGTTTTGGATCACCTTCCACGCGAGACGCGTGAGTATGTCCCCCGGTTGATCGCTGCGACGATCCTTGGAGAGGATCCGTCCGAATACGGATTCGTAGTGACTTCGGCTGAGACCTATCGGTACGAGACCGTATTCGTGCCGGGAGGCACGTCGCTCTGGAAGGTCGCCGACGTTCTCGGTGTCCAGATGTGGGAGCTTCGCAATCTAAATCCGCACCTGTTACAGGCGATCACGCCCCCGGGTCAGATCTACGGCGTCCGCGTGCCAGTTGGCGGTTCGTCACTCGTCGTGGCGTCGATTGCGCGCGAAACCGCGGTCAGACGCGCAGACGACTAG
- the rpmA gene encoding 50S ribosomal protein L27, giving the protein MAHKKAGGSSRNGRDSNGQRLGVKRFGGEPVSAGSILIRQRGTRFHAGRNVGKGKDDTLFSKVDGVVKFERMRARNVISVYPGE; this is encoded by the coding sequence ATGGCACATAAAAAAGCGGGTGGTTCCAGTCGAAACGGGCGCGACAGCAATGGGCAGCGCCTCGGCGTGAAGCGCTTTGGGGGGGAGCCGGTTAGTGCCGGCAGTATTCTCATCCGTCAGCGCGGCACCCGTTTCCACGCCGGTCGCAACGTCGGGAAGGGCAAAGACGACACGCTCTTCTCCAAGGTCGACGGTGTAGTGAAGTTCGAACGCATGCGTGCGCGGAACGTCATCTCGGTTTATCCGGGCGAGTAG
- the rplU gene encoding 50S ribosomal protein L21, which produces MYAVFQTGGKQFRAEAGSRFRIPTLDIEPGASVTFDHVLLAGDGEDKVMVGTPIVEGASVTAEVLRHGRGDKVIVFKRKRRKGYRKKQGHRQNFTEILVDSVAL; this is translated from the coding sequence ATGTACGCAGTATTTCAGACTGGTGGAAAGCAATTCAGAGCTGAGGCAGGCTCGCGTTTTCGCATTCCTACGCTCGACATTGAGCCTGGGGCCTCGGTCACGTTTGACCATGTGCTTCTCGCTGGTGACGGCGAGGACAAAGTCATGGTAGGCACGCCCATCGTTGAAGGTGCGTCGGTTACGGCCGAGGTGCTCAGACACGGTCGTGGCGACAAGGTGATCGTCTTCAAGCGGAAGCGCCGGAAAGGCTACCGCAAAAAGCAGGGCCATCGCCAGAACTTCACGGAGATCCTGGTCGATTCCGTCGCGCTCTAA